In one window of Pseudomonas sp. IAC-BECa141 DNA:
- the pobA gene encoding 4-hydroxybenzoate 3-monooxygenase, protein MKTLKTQVAIIGAGPSGLLLGQLLHNAGIDTLILERQTPDYVLGRIRAGVLEQGMVELLREAGVGQRMDAEGLVHGGFELALDGRRVHIDLQALTGGKTVMVYGQTEVTRDLMAARRETGGQTIYEASHVVPCDMKSDEAYVTFEKDGETWRVDCDYIAGCDGFHGVARQSIPEDCLKVFERVYPFGWLGILADTPPIHDELVYARHERGFALCSMRSATRTRYYLQVPAEENVDDWSDQRFWDELRKRLPEDLAQQLVTGPSIEKSIAPLRSFVVEPMQYGRMFLVGDAAHIVPPTGAKGLNLAASDVSTLFRILLKVYREGRTGLLEKYSEICLRRVWKAERFSWWMTSMLHRFDEHDDFSQRISASELDYFVSSEAGQKTIAENYVGLPYEAIE, encoded by the coding sequence ATGAAAACGCTGAAAACCCAAGTCGCCATCATCGGCGCCGGTCCTTCCGGTTTATTGCTCGGCCAACTGCTGCATAACGCCGGCATCGACACCCTGATTCTGGAGCGCCAGACACCTGACTATGTACTCGGCCGAATCCGCGCCGGTGTGCTTGAACAAGGCATGGTAGAGCTATTGCGCGAGGCTGGCGTGGGTCAGCGGATGGACGCCGAAGGGCTGGTGCATGGCGGGTTCGAACTGGCCCTGGACGGGCGTCGGGTACACATCGATCTGCAGGCGTTGACCGGTGGAAAAACCGTGATGGTCTACGGCCAGACCGAGGTCACCCGCGACCTGATGGCCGCTCGTCGGGAGACCGGCGGACAAACCATCTACGAAGCCAGCCATGTCGTTCCCTGTGACATGAAAAGCGACGAGGCCTACGTCACCTTCGAAAAGGACGGCGAAACCTGGCGCGTCGATTGCGACTACATCGCCGGTTGCGACGGGTTCCACGGTGTGGCCCGGCAGTCGATTCCCGAGGACTGCCTGAAAGTCTTCGAGCGGGTTTATCCGTTCGGCTGGCTGGGCATTCTCGCCGATACGCCACCGATTCACGACGAACTGGTCTACGCCCGCCACGAGCGCGGCTTCGCCCTGTGCAGCATGCGTTCGGCGACCCGCACCCGCTATTACCTGCAAGTGCCGGCCGAGGAAAACGTCGACGACTGGTCGGACCAACGCTTCTGGGATGAACTGCGCAAGCGTCTGCCGGAGGACCTGGCGCAACAACTGGTGACCGGTCCGTCGATTGAAAAAAGCATCGCGCCACTGCGCAGTTTTGTGGTCGAGCCGATGCAATACGGGCGGATGTTTCTGGTAGGGGACGCGGCGCACATCGTTCCTCCGACCGGCGCCAAGGGGCTGAATCTGGCGGCCAGCGATGTCAGCACGCTGTTCAGGATTTTGCTGAAGGTCTATCGCGAAGGTCGCACCGGACTTTTGGAGAAGTATTCAGAGATCTGCCTGCGCCGGGTGTGGAAGGCCGAGCGATTTTCCTGGTGGATGACCTCCATGCTGCACCGTTTCGACGAGCACGACGATTTCAGTCAGCGCATCAGCGCGTCTGAACTGGATTACTTTGTCAGCTCGGAAGCGGGGCAAAAAACCATTGCAGAAAATTACGTCGGGCTTCCGTATGAGGCTATCGAATAG
- a CDS encoding MDR family MFS transporter, producing MTTVNHPETPKPAIRSVLVALMLAIFLGALDQTIVAVSMPAISAQFKDVSLLAWVISGYMVAMTVAVPIYGKLGDLYGRRKLMLFGMGLFTLASLFCGMAQSMEQLVLARIFQGIGAGGMISVSQAIIGDIVPPRERGRYQGYFSSMYAVASVAGPVLGGYMTEYLSWRWVFLINLPLGLGAYWVARRNLIGLPIPQRKPIIDYLGTLLMIIGLTALLLAITEVGQGHAWRSSEVLGLFACAVAVLAVFVWHERRAREPLLPMHLFTNRSALLCWCTIFFCSFQAISLIVLMPLRFQSVTGAGADSAALHLLPLAMGLPIGAYFAGRRTSITGRYKPQILTGALLMPISILGMAFSPPDATLISSLFMLLSGIAGGMQFPTSLVGTQNSVEQKDIGVATSTTNLFRSLGGAVGVALMSALLLALLQDSSFAHLAGSSLMSEGHSGNVLLDGLNAAPGDAQNALRAELLVTFRHLLMVSAAVSLLGLAAAIAMPNRLLRGREHDAR from the coding sequence GTGACCACTGTCAACCACCCCGAAACGCCCAAACCGGCCATTCGCAGCGTGCTGGTCGCGCTGATGCTGGCGATCTTTCTCGGCGCGCTGGACCAGACCATCGTCGCCGTTTCCATGCCGGCCATCTCTGCACAGTTCAAGGATGTCAGCCTGCTGGCCTGGGTGATTTCCGGATACATGGTGGCAATGACCGTGGCGGTGCCGATTTACGGCAAGCTCGGCGATTTGTACGGGCGGCGCAAACTAATGCTGTTCGGCATGGGCCTGTTCACCCTCGCCTCGCTGTTTTGCGGCATGGCCCAGAGCATGGAGCAATTGGTACTGGCGCGGATTTTCCAGGGCATCGGCGCCGGCGGGATGATTTCGGTGAGCCAGGCGATCATCGGCGACATCGTGCCGCCACGGGAGCGCGGCCGTTATCAGGGTTATTTCAGCAGCATGTACGCGGTGGCCAGCGTCGCCGGCCCGGTGCTCGGCGGCTACATGACCGAGTACCTGTCCTGGCGCTGGGTGTTCCTGATCAACCTGCCGCTGGGCCTTGGCGCGTATTGGGTGGCGCGACGCAATCTGATCGGCCTGCCGATTCCGCAGCGCAAGCCCATCATCGATTACCTCGGCACACTGCTGATGATCATCGGCCTGACCGCGCTGTTACTGGCGATCACTGAGGTCGGCCAGGGCCACGCGTGGCGCAGCAGTGAAGTGCTCGGTCTGTTCGCGTGCGCGGTGGCAGTGCTGGCGGTGTTCGTCTGGCATGAGCGGCGCGCCCGGGAGCCGTTGTTGCCGATGCATCTGTTCACCAACCGCAGCGCGCTGCTGTGCTGGTGCACGATTTTCTTTTGCAGCTTCCAGGCGATTTCGCTGATTGTGCTGATGCCGCTGCGCTTCCAGAGCGTGACGGGCGCGGGAGCTGACAGCGCTGCGTTGCACTTGCTGCCGCTGGCGATGGGTTTGCCGATCGGCGCGTATTTCGCCGGCCGTCGTACCTCGATCACCGGGCGCTACAAACCGCAGATTCTCACCGGCGCGCTGCTGATGCCGATCTCGATCCTCGGCATGGCCTTCAGCCCGCCTGATGCGACACTGATCAGCAGCCTGTTCATGCTGCTCAGCGGTATCGCCGGCGGCATGCAGTTCCCGACCTCGCTGGTCGGCACGCAGAACTCGGTCGAGCAAAAGGACATCGGCGTCGCCACCAGCACCACCAACCTGTTCCGCTCCCTGGGCGGCGCGGTGGGTGTGGCGTTGATGTCGGCGCTGTTGCTGGCGTTGTTGCAGGACTCCAGTTTCGCCCATCTGGCCGGCAGTTCGTTGATGAGCGAAGGGCATTCCGGCAACGTGCTGCTCGATGGCCTGAACGCGGCGCCCGGCGATGCGCAGAACGCCTTGCGCGCCGAGCTGCTGGTGACATTCCGGCATTTGCTGATGGTCAGCGCGGCGGTGTCGCTGCTCGGGCTGGCGGCGGCGATCGCGATGCCGAACCGGTTGTTGCGCGGGCGTGAACACGACGCCCGCTGA
- a CDS encoding cache domain-containing protein, whose protein sequence is MGFVHKLAWLGAVLLLSFGQANAATTEKDDSKAAIALLEKALAYYHDNGDKAFAAFSRQGEFVDKDRYVFVVDTKGVMLASGGPSSALIGRDVSEVLGPDLQKSFRDALKVPEGNGIQQAEYRWQNWSDGKIERKHVYYQRIGQRILAVGYYLPRASAEQAKALLDKAATDLTKDEKGTLSAINSLKGGYLQDDLYVFVVNLDNHRYVAHGTNLRLINTDFAKVDDPEGKPVGEPILALIGKQDEGEYEYRWKNPVTGKVENKHAYLKKVGNMLVAVGYYSA, encoded by the coding sequence ATGGGGTTTGTGCACAAGCTGGCCTGGCTCGGCGCGGTGCTGCTGTTGAGTTTCGGTCAGGCCAACGCGGCCACCACGGAAAAAGATGACAGCAAGGCCGCCATCGCCCTGCTGGAAAAGGCTCTGGCCTATTACCACGACAACGGCGACAAGGCGTTCGCGGCGTTCAGCCGTCAGGGCGAATTCGTCGACAAGGACCGTTACGTGTTCGTGGTCGACACCAAGGGCGTGATGCTCGCCAGCGGCGGGCCGTCGTCGGCATTGATCGGCCGTGACGTCAGCGAAGTCCTCGGGCCGGACTTGCAAAAGTCCTTCAGGGACGCCCTGAAAGTGCCGGAGGGCAACGGCATCCAGCAGGCCGAGTACCGCTGGCAGAACTGGTCCGACGGCAAGATCGAGCGCAAGCACGTTTACTATCAACGCATCGGTCAGCGGATTCTGGCAGTGGGTTATTACTTGCCGCGCGCGTCGGCTGAACAGGCGAAAGCGTTGCTCGACAAAGCGGCCACCGACCTGACCAAAGACGAGAAGGGCACGTTGTCCGCGATCAACTCGCTCAAGGGCGGTTACTTGCAGGACGACCTGTATGTGTTCGTCGTCAATCTCGACAACCACCGCTACGTCGCCCACGGCACCAACCTGCGCCTGATCAACACCGATTTCGCCAAGGTCGATGACCCGGAGGGCAAACCGGTGGGCGAACCGATTCTGGCACTGATTGGCAAACAGGATGAGGGTGAGTACGAGTACCGCTGGAAAAACCCGGTGACCGGCAAGGTCGAGAACAAACATGCCTACCTGAAGAAGGTCGGGAACATGCTGGTGGCGGTCGGTTATTACAGCGCTTGA